In Thermotomaculum hydrothermale, a single genomic region encodes these proteins:
- a CDS encoding S8 family serine peptidase, with translation MKKVFIVLMLGLLLFFPLKASDVYEFLSTTTTGAKQFIEKNPDCDGRGVVVFIIDTGVDVSVPGLRKTSTGEVKVIDVQDFTGEGDVTLSKAEKIEKNGKVYWTLKDSDIFLTNLDKLNGVTKDTEFYIGVLKESQFKNSEVKDPNNNGKFDDEWPVVVFNKKNKDGKDLWVYYVDTNMNGDMADEREMTNYNVRYDYFYLSGRKNPDKKGDILPIEANIFPKEKKIVFHFDAGAHGTHCAGISTGYMIHGQKGFNGIAPGAKVISLKIGRSNFAGGATTVESMKKAYDYMIKWHKEHPETPVVFSMSYGIDSTYAGRADIEKYLDKMFKENFNIAGSTSNGNSGPGINTTGMPASSEMIFACGALLPKTSADADYASKISVNKMFIFSSRGGIVPKPDAAAPGCAASTVPHWMKGDVMRGTSMASPQAAGVMALILSKAKKVYGKDLKYTQGEVKRALMNSAIPLKGYTMLDQGRGLINVEKAWNVLNSLLKKKSVLNYYKIRTESPYYPDGKGYTVYLRSGYIPEKPEGFTFTVAPIFKPEVTDNEKMNFFEAYNLVSTAKWLELTRTSAYIKGKTPAKIPVYFNKKYMRKPGLYTGRVIAYYKGMKKINQNIAFDLWVTIVVPDFADKKGVIEIPQTALTPSHYKRVFFYVPEGTDEFTFVFTVPAGNYGKLYLELFNPEGHNIGMVRIKPSKDTVTVKKLTISYPDVMPGVWEVVPFSHFQQKAGVKFSGKIYLQTVKVVSPVKFNFKAGEKPEIKFNSYLESINREKVNVKAKIKGYFKSETAELKNGNYSTDFTIGNGVKGARFVMSLSKEDFNHFTDIAVCVYDSNGKAVIQTGFNYQQLTVDAFDLPEGKYTLKVMGALFKKGIKGIKLHVDKMLYLNNPVVFSTEKANLYPFVEKEFTLKANSIPPVCPEGYRLFGDVVFKSSDLIIGVKRFFQ, from the coding sequence ATGAAGAAAGTGTTTATCGTATTAATGCTGGGATTGCTTTTATTTTTCCCGCTAAAAGCATCAGATGTTTACGAATTCCTTTCCACAACAACAACAGGCGCTAAACAGTTTATTGAGAAAAACCCCGATTGTGATGGAAGAGGTGTTGTTGTTTTTATTATTGATACAGGTGTTGATGTATCTGTTCCCGGTTTAAGAAAAACCTCAACAGGTGAGGTTAAGGTAATTGATGTTCAGGATTTTACAGGGGAGGGAGATGTTACTCTTTCAAAGGCTGAAAAAATTGAAAAAAATGGCAAAGTTTACTGGACTTTGAAGGATAGCGACATTTTTCTTACAAACCTTGATAAATTAAATGGAGTTACAAAAGACACAGAGTTTTATATTGGTGTTTTAAAGGAAAGCCAGTTTAAAAATTCAGAGGTAAAAGACCCAAACAATAATGGAAAGTTTGACGATGAGTGGCCTGTAGTTGTATTCAACAAAAAGAATAAAGATGGAAAAGATTTATGGGTTTACTATGTTGATACAAATATGAACGGTGATATGGCTGATGAAAGGGAGATGACAAATTATAATGTTCGTTATGATTACTTTTACCTTTCAGGCAGAAAAAACCCAGACAAAAAGGGGGATATTCTTCCTATAGAGGCAAACATATTCCCGAAAGAGAAAAAGATTGTTTTTCATTTTGATGCCGGGGCACACGGCACACACTGTGCAGGAATTTCAACAGGCTACATGATTCACGGGCAGAAAGGATTTAACGGTATTGCACCAGGTGCAAAGGTTATTTCATTAAAAATAGGCCGTTCAAACTTTGCAGGTGGGGCAACCACAGTTGAGTCAATGAAAAAGGCTTACGATTATATGATTAAATGGCATAAGGAACACCCGGAAACACCGGTCGTATTTTCAATGAGTTATGGCATTGATTCAACCTATGCAGGAAGGGCTGACATTGAAAAGTACCTTGACAAAATGTTTAAAGAAAACTTCAATATTGCAGGTTCAACAAGCAATGGAAATTCAGGGCCTGGGATTAACACAACCGGTATGCCTGCATCAAGTGAAATGATTTTTGCCTGCGGAGCATTACTTCCAAAAACATCTGCAGATGCAGATTATGCATCAAAGATTTCAGTTAATAAAATGTTTATATTCTCAAGCAGGGGAGGAATTGTCCCCAAACCTGACGCTGCAGCACCTGGCTGTGCAGCCTCAACTGTTCCCCACTGGATGAAGGGGGATGTTATGAGGGGCACTTCAATGGCTTCCCCTCAGGCTGCAGGGGTTATGGCTTTAATTCTTTCAAAGGCTAAAAAGGTTTATGGCAAAGACTTAAAGTACACCCAGGGAGAGGTGAAAAGGGCTTTGATGAATTCAGCAATCCCTCTCAAAGGCTATACAATGCTTGACCAGGGAAGGGGCTTGATTAATGTTGAAAAAGCCTGGAATGTTTTAAACTCTCTCTTAAAGAAAAAATCAGTTTTAAACTATTACAAAATTAGAACTGAATCACCTTATTACCCTGACGGTAAAGGTTATACTGTTTATTTAAGAAGCGGCTACATCCCTGAAAAGCCAGAAGGCTTTACCTTCACTGTTGCGCCAATCTTCAAGCCAGAGGTGACAGACAATGAGAAGATGAATTTTTTTGAGGCATACAACCTTGTTTCAACTGCAAAATGGCTTGAGTTAACAAGGACTTCAGCATACATTAAGGGCAAGACACCTGCAAAGATTCCTGTTTACTTTAATAAAAAATATATGAGAAAGCCCGGTCTTTACACTGGCAGAGTTATCGCATATTACAAAGGAATGAAAAAGATAAATCAAAACATTGCTTTTGATTTGTGGGTGACAATTGTTGTACCAGATTTTGCAGATAAAAAAGGAGTAATTGAAATACCTCAAACTGCACTTACCCCATCTCATTATAAAAGGGTATTCTTCTATGTGCCTGAAGGTACTGATGAGTTCACCTTTGTGTTTACTGTCCCGGCAGGAAATTACGGAAAGCTTTACCTTGAGCTGTTTAACCCTGAGGGGCACAATATAGGAATGGTGAGAATCAAACCTTCAAAAGATACAGTAACGGTAAAAAAACTTACAATTTCCTATCCTGATGTAATGCCAGGTGTATGGGAGGTTGTACCATTCAGCCACTTTCAGCAAAAGGCAGGGGTGAAATTTTCTGGAAAGATTTATCTTCAGACTGTGAAGGTTGTTTCCCCAGTTAAGTTTAATTTTAAAGCAGGTGAAAAGCCTGAAATTAAGTTTAATTCATACCTTGAATCAATTAACCGTGAAAAGGTTAATGTTAAAGCAAAAATTAAAGGATACTTTAAATCTGAAACAGCAGAATTGAAAAACGGCAATTATTCAACAGATTTTACAATAGGAAATGGTGTAAAAGGGGCAAGGTTTGTAATGTCACTTTCAAAAGAAGACTTTAACCACTTTACCGACATTGCAGTTTGTGTATACGATAGCAATGGAAAGGCTGTAATTCAAACAGGCTTTAATTATCAACAACTTACCGTTGACGCATTTGACCTTCCTGAAGGCAAATACACTTTAAAGGTTATGGGTGCATTGTTCAAGAAGGGAATAAAAGGAATTAAACTCCATGTTGACAAAATGCTTTATTTGAATAATCCTGTTGTTTTTTCCACAGAAAAAGCTAACCTTTACCCATTTGTTGAAAAAGAGTTTACCCTCAAGGCAAACTCAATTCCTCCTGTTTGCCCTGAGGGGTACAGGCTTTTCGGTGATGTTGTTTTTAAATCATCAGATTTAATAATTGGTGTGAAGAGGTTTTTTCAGTAA
- a CDS encoding peptidylprolyl isomerase gives MKKISLFLIFVFLVSCSSRVKKDYVEALILKAENERNALLLRRAYNLAGNDLDLIKKIAIASGRIPDFYTFRKCAEEFGNNRGIADRLAVASMFTGVNFPKKKLVNTLSSISFTGKTAVALLNTKDVTGFNIALNRNKMLKNRYGKEIAYNLWRAGNLVTDKILSDFYKTNPYETVYSLFRLKKKGFAKAEDLLNADLNTKFYGMFVVDSPERLLDENKWQLKVAYIKAVNKKAIAKRFLKDKNPLVKQTAIEYFLKNKGKISKIDLNSLTPAQLEVALPYVKNKKRIVELFKKGGFYAYVTAPYMPEEEEQSVLNSQISYYQKLKFIENIKGRDFAIKKAKELFIQSKSKEVLSYLTEKLEEGILKKEEFIELVKNNQREFISFLIDAGLFHYRPQPQPLSYYLAKLKEAESLKKFTIETDKGKLVCKLFPESAPLTCLNFYNLAEKGYYNGIFFHRVIPGFVAQAGDRAGTGYGGPDYSIRCEYNLLTYNNEGMIGMALAGKDTGGSQFFITHIATPHLNYRYTIFAKVIKGFNSLSKITKFTTIKRVDFE, from the coding sequence ATGAAAAAAATATCCCTTTTTTTAATCTTTGTTTTTCTTGTATCCTGTTCTTCCAGAGTGAAAAAAGATTATGTTGAAGCTTTGATTTTAAAAGCGGAAAATGAGAGGAATGCACTTTTATTGAGGAGAGCATATAATCTTGCTGGGAATGACCTTGATTTAATAAAAAAAATCGCTATTGCAAGCGGGAGAATTCCAGATTTTTATACATTTAGAAAGTGTGCTGAAGAATTTGGAAACAATAGGGGAATTGCCGACAGGCTTGCTGTTGCTTCGATGTTCACTGGAGTTAATTTTCCTAAAAAAAAGCTTGTAAATACTCTTTCATCAATAAGCTTTACAGGGAAAACCGCAGTGGCGCTTTTAAACACAAAAGATGTCACCGGCTTTAACATTGCCTTAAACAGAAACAAGATGTTAAAAAATAGGTATGGAAAAGAGATTGCTTATAATCTGTGGCGTGCAGGTAATCTTGTAACAGACAAAATATTAAGTGACTTTTATAAAACAAACCCCTATGAAACAGTTTACTCACTTTTCAGGCTAAAAAAGAAGGGATTTGCTAAGGCTGAAGATTTGTTAAATGCAGATTTAAACACAAAGTTTTACGGGATGTTTGTTGTTGATAGCCCTGAAAGATTGCTTGATGAAAACAAATGGCAATTAAAGGTTGCATACATAAAGGCGGTGAACAAAAAGGCAATTGCCAAAAGGTTTTTAAAAGACAAAAACCCCCTTGTAAAACAGACTGCTATTGAGTATTTTTTGAAAAACAAAGGGAAAATTTCAAAGATTGATTTAAACTCTCTAACCCCTGCCCAGCTTGAAGTTGCTTTGCCTTATGTGAAAAACAAAAAGAGAATTGTTGAGTTGTTTAAAAAGGGTGGATTTTATGCTTATGTGACCGCACCGTATATGCCAGAAGAAGAGGAGCAAAGTGTTTTAAACTCTCAAATTTCCTACTATCAGAAGTTAAAGTTTATTGAGAATATTAAAGGAAGAGATTTTGCGATTAAGAAGGCAAAGGAGTTGTTTATTCAAAGTAAAAGCAAAGAGGTTTTAAGTTACTTGACTGAAAAACTTGAAGAGGGAATTCTAAAAAAAGAGGAATTTATTGAACTTGTAAAAAACAATCAAAGGGAGTTTATTTCATTTTTGATAGATGCAGGTTTGTTTCACTATAGACCACAACCTCAACCCTTATCCTATTATCTTGCTAAATTGAAAGAGGCTGAAAGTTTAAAGAAATTTACAATAGAAACAGATAAAGGAAAACTTGTTTGCAAATTATTCCCTGAATCTGCCCCTTTAACCTGTTTGAATTTTTACAACCTTGCAGAGAAAGGGTATTACAATGGGATATTTTTTCATAGAGTAATACCAGGCTTTGTTGCCCAGGCGGGAGACCGGGCAGGCACTGGATACGGGGGGCCAGATTACTCAATAAGGTGTGAGTACAACCTGTTAACGTACAACAATGAGGGGATGATTGGAATGGCGCTTGCCGGTAAAGATACAGGGGGAAGCCAGTTTTTCATAACCCACATAGCAACCCCCCACTTAAACTATAGATACACAATTTTTGCAAAGGTAATTAAAGGTTTTAATAGTCTTTCTAAAATTACGAAGTTTACAACAATTAAAAGAGTAGATTTTGAATAA